From a region of the Eulemur rufifrons isolate Redbay chromosome 7, OSU_ERuf_1, whole genome shotgun sequence genome:
- the SWI5 gene encoding DNA repair protein SWI5 homolog isoform X2 — MDLRGRSPAPALDPPAPLNPPTRAPRTPGLRRTEPGLNRSYRGTFRSPRPSPKSGQADGTGEESLYLDIQKLREKKDVLDKEISQLISEGYRVDELEDHIAQLHEYNDIKDVGQMLLGKLAVIRGVTTKELYPEFGLDMND, encoded by the exons ATGGACCTGAGAGGCCGCTCTCCTGCCCCCGCCCTGGACCCTCCCGCGCCACTGAACCCCCCGACCCGGGCGCCTCGGACCCCAGGGCTCAGGAG GACTGAACCCGGACTTAACCGAAGTTACCGCGGGACTTTCCGATCCCCT CGACCATCTCCCAAGTCTGGCCAGGCTGATGGGACTGGCGAGGAGTCTCTGTACCTTGACATTCAGAAACTGAGGGAGAAGAAGGACGTGCTGGACAAGGAGATCTCCCAGTTAATATCTGA AGGCTACCGTGTGGATGAACTGGAGGACCACATCGCACAGCTCCATGAGTACAATGACATCAAGGACGTAGGGCAGATGCTGCTGGGCAAGCTAG ctGTGATTCGAGGTGTCACCACCAAAGAGTTGTATCCAGAGTTTGGTCTGGACATGAATGACTGA
- the SWI5 gene encoding DNA repair protein SWI5 homolog isoform X1: protein MDLRGRSPAPALDPPAPLNPPTRAPRTPGLRRLVQPRALLLPSCSSSGTPQYPFPLRQILVQPAFPLGFLYRTEPGLNRSYRGTFRSPRPSPKSGQADGTGEESLYLDIQKLREKKDVLDKEISQLISEGYRVDELEDHIAQLHEYNDIKDVGQMLLGKLAVIRGVTTKELYPEFGLDMND from the exons ATGGACCTGAGAGGCCGCTCTCCTGCCCCCGCCCTGGACCCTCCCGCGCCACTGAACCCCCCGACCCGGGCGCCTCGGACCCCAGGGCTCAGGAG GTTGGTCCAGCCCCGGGCACTTCTACTTCCCAGCTGCTCTTCCTCTGGCACCCCGCAGTACCCCTTTCCTCTGAga cAGATTCTTGTCCAACCAGCCTTTCCCCTCGGATTCCTCTACAGGACTGAACCCGGACTTAACCGAAGTTACCGCGGGACTTTCCGATCCCCT CGACCATCTCCCAAGTCTGGCCAGGCTGATGGGACTGGCGAGGAGTCTCTGTACCTTGACATTCAGAAACTGAGGGAGAAGAAGGACGTGCTGGACAAGGAGATCTCCCAGTTAATATCTGA AGGCTACCGTGTGGATGAACTGGAGGACCACATCGCACAGCTCCATGAGTACAATGACATCAAGGACGTAGGGCAGATGCTGCTGGGCAAGCTAG ctGTGATTCGAGGTGTCACCACCAAAGAGTTGTATCCAGAGTTTGGTCTGGACATGAATGACTGA